In Choloepus didactylus isolate mChoDid1 chromosome 18, mChoDid1.pri, whole genome shotgun sequence, a single genomic region encodes these proteins:
- the RNF135 gene encoding E3 ubiquitin-protein ligase RNF135 isoform X2, translating into MAGLGPGPGAAVPVWLTEDDLGCIICHGLLTCPATLPCGHSFCRGCLEGLWGARGAGRRWSCPTCRQGAAQQPRLQKNTLLQDLADKYSRAARELEADPGRAPSRVPDPGAGPALGSPSHPAQLPAAAQRSRTEVGLELAELAEQLGHIAKSLQSQRPLSEPGPESKPMTSNTFEGTMRDIPHALEEIQEKLRENVMWKEVLEEQTQELLEAPSSSPGPLPDQSHPATRTASQFAQWAINPTFDLGSLSCSLEVSDDGQTVTVSRFSQPYPWSRQRFANCQVLCSQALSSGKKYWEVDTQHCSHWAVGVASWEMSRDQLLGRTRDSWCVEWKGTGQLSAWHMEKETVLGTDRPGVVGIWLDLEVEKLAYYLVADQEKLLFECAVSTSCPLHPAFWLYGLHCGNSLTLKQVKA; encoded by the exons ATGGCCGGCTTGGGCCCCGGCCCGGGTGCGGCCGTCCCAGTGTGGCTGACGGAGGACGACCTGGGCTGCATCATCTGCCACGGTCTGCTCACCTGCCCCGCCACGCTGCCTTGCGGCCACAGCTTCTGCCGCGGCTGCCTGGAGGGCCTGTGGGGCGCGCGGGGCGCGGGGCGCCGCTGGTCCTGCCCCACCTGCCGCCAGGGCGCCGCGCAGCAGCCGCGGCTGCAGAAGAACACGCTGCTGCAGGACCTGGCCGACAAGTACAGCCGAGCAGCGCGCGAGCTGGAGGCGGATCCCGGCCGGGCCCCCAGCCGGGTCCCGGACCCAGGAGCCGGCCCAGCCCTGGGGTCCCCGAGCCACCCCGCCCAGCTGCCG GCGGCAGCACAGAGGAGCAGAACAGAAGTTGGTCTGGAGCTGGCAGAGCTGGCAGAGCAGCTTGGACACATCGCCAAGAGCCTTCAGAGTCAGAGACCCCTCTCAGAACCTGGGCCAGAAAGCAAACCAA TGACTTCCAACACATTTGAGGGGACAATGAGAGACATTCCCCATGCCCTAGAAGAAATCCAGGAAAAATTACGAGAAAACGTGATGTGGAAAGAGGTCCTTGAAGAACAAACACAGG AACTCCTGGAAGCTCCATCTTCCTCACCTGGCCCACTGCCTGACCAGAGCCACCCAGCAACCAGGACGGCCTCCCAGTTTGCTCAGT GGGCCATCAATCCAACCTTTGACCTGGGGAGCCTCTCCTGTAGCCTGGAGGTGTCCGATGATGGCCAGACAGTGACTGTGTCACGCTTCTCACAGCCCTATCCCTGGAGTCGCCAGAGGTTTGCGAACTGCCAGGTCTTATGTTCCCAGGCCCTATCTTCAGGGAAGAAGTACTGGGAAGTGGACACTCAGCACTGTAGCCACTGGGCAGTTGGGGTGGCTTCCTGGGAGATGAGCCGTGACCAGCTCCTGGGAAGGACCAGGGACTCCTGGTGTGTGGAATGGAAGGGGACTGGTCAGCTCTCTGCGTGGCACATGGAGAAGGAAACTGTCCTTGGCACTGACAGACCTGGGGTTGTAGGCATCTGGCTGGACCTCGAGGTGGAAAAGCTTGCCTACTACTTAGTGGCTGATCAGGAGAAGCTTCTGTTTGAGTGTGCAGTCTCTACCTCCTGTCCTCTGCACCCTGCATTCTGGCTGTATGGCTTACATTGTGGAAACTCACTGACTTTAAAGCAAGTAAAGGCGTAG
- the RNF135 gene encoding E3 ubiquitin-protein ligase RNF135 isoform X1, with translation MAGLGPGPGAAVPVWLTEDDLGCIICHGLLTCPATLPCGHSFCRGCLEGLWGARGAGRRWSCPTCRQGAAQQPRLQKNTLLQDLADKYSRAARELEADPGRAPSRVPDPGAGPALGSPSHPAQLPAAAQRSRTEVGLELAELAEQLGHIAKSLQSQRPLSEPGPESKPSILGTAFSCGMGLSLTSPKLVTSNTFEGTMRDIPHALEEIQEKLRENVMWKEVLEEQTQELLEAPSSSPGPLPDQSHPATRTASQFAQWAINPTFDLGSLSCSLEVSDDGQTVTVSRFSQPYPWSRQRFANCQVLCSQALSSGKKYWEVDTQHCSHWAVGVASWEMSRDQLLGRTRDSWCVEWKGTGQLSAWHMEKETVLGTDRPGVVGIWLDLEVEKLAYYLVADQEKLLFECAVSTSCPLHPAFWLYGLHCGNSLTLKQVKA, from the exons ATGGCCGGCTTGGGCCCCGGCCCGGGTGCGGCCGTCCCAGTGTGGCTGACGGAGGACGACCTGGGCTGCATCATCTGCCACGGTCTGCTCACCTGCCCCGCCACGCTGCCTTGCGGCCACAGCTTCTGCCGCGGCTGCCTGGAGGGCCTGTGGGGCGCGCGGGGCGCGGGGCGCCGCTGGTCCTGCCCCACCTGCCGCCAGGGCGCCGCGCAGCAGCCGCGGCTGCAGAAGAACACGCTGCTGCAGGACCTGGCCGACAAGTACAGCCGAGCAGCGCGCGAGCTGGAGGCGGATCCCGGCCGGGCCCCCAGCCGGGTCCCGGACCCAGGAGCCGGCCCAGCCCTGGGGTCCCCGAGCCACCCCGCCCAGCTGCCG GCGGCAGCACAGAGGAGCAGAACAGAAGTTGGTCTGGAGCTGGCAGAGCTGGCAGAGCAGCTTGGACACATCGCCAAGAGCCTTCAGAGTCAGAGACCCCTCTCAGAACCTGGGCCAGAAAGCAAACCAAGCATCCTGGGCACT GCTTTTTCTTGTGGGATGGGCCTTTCCTTGACTTCTCCAAAACTAGTGACTTCCAACACATTTGAGGGGACAATGAGAGACATTCCCCATGCCCTAGAAGAAATCCAGGAAAAATTACGAGAAAACGTGATGTGGAAAGAGGTCCTTGAAGAACAAACACAGG AACTCCTGGAAGCTCCATCTTCCTCACCTGGCCCACTGCCTGACCAGAGCCACCCAGCAACCAGGACGGCCTCCCAGTTTGCTCAGT GGGCCATCAATCCAACCTTTGACCTGGGGAGCCTCTCCTGTAGCCTGGAGGTGTCCGATGATGGCCAGACAGTGACTGTGTCACGCTTCTCACAGCCCTATCCCTGGAGTCGCCAGAGGTTTGCGAACTGCCAGGTCTTATGTTCCCAGGCCCTATCTTCAGGGAAGAAGTACTGGGAAGTGGACACTCAGCACTGTAGCCACTGGGCAGTTGGGGTGGCTTCCTGGGAGATGAGCCGTGACCAGCTCCTGGGAAGGACCAGGGACTCCTGGTGTGTGGAATGGAAGGGGACTGGTCAGCTCTCTGCGTGGCACATGGAGAAGGAAACTGTCCTTGGCACTGACAGACCTGGGGTTGTAGGCATCTGGCTGGACCTCGAGGTGGAAAAGCTTGCCTACTACTTAGTGGCTGATCAGGAGAAGCTTCTGTTTGAGTGTGCAGTCTCTACCTCCTGTCCTCTGCACCCTGCATTCTGGCTGTATGGCTTACATTGTGGAAACTCACTGACTTTAAAGCAAGTAAAGGCGTAG